Within Cyanobium sp. AMD-g, the genomic segment GGGATTGATCGGACCGTCGGTGAGCATCTCACCGGCGCTCACCTGCTGGCCGTCGTTGACCATCACGTTGCGGCCGAGAAGAATCGGGTACTCGGTGATGACGTCATCCGTCTCGATCACCGACACGGTGATCGAATCGTCGTCTTCGCCCTGCTTGATCTGCACGGTGCCGCTCTTGCGGCAGAGCACCGCCGATTCCCTCGGCCGGCGGGCCTCCAGCAGTTCTTCGATACGGGGCAGACCCTGGACGATGTCGCCGGTCTTCTGGCGCTCGAACACCAGCAGGGCGAGGGCATCACCGCGCTGCACCAGCTCACCGTCACGGACGTGCAGCACCGAATCGGGCGACACCATGTACGGCCGGCCCAGACGGATGGTGAGGGTCTTGCCGTCGATGGCCTCCACCTGGCCGCAGCAGGGGGAGAGCACCCCGTCGGCAAGCACGTCGCCGTCGACGATGCGATCGCCCACGGCCACTTTCGGGGCGGCTCCGCCCAGATCCAGGCTGCGGGTGTCGTCGGCCCGCTCCACGATCAGGCGCCGGATCGGTTCACCGACGACGGGTTCGGGCAGTTGCACCACGCCGTTCTCCTTGCACAGGATCTGGGTGGTGGCCACCACATCGCCACGCTTGACGGCGATGCCGTCCTCCACCTGCAGCTCGGTGTGGGTGGAGCCGTGGCTGGCATCGGAGAGGGTGTCGCGGCGCACCAGCAGGGTTTCCAGGATCACCAGCTGCAGGCGCTCGATGGTCTTGGCCCGCTTGTCGGCGACAACCTCGACATCCACCGTCATCTGGGGGGTGGTGTCGAAGGTTTCCAGGATCAGCTGGGTGCGCAGCAGCTCCACCCCTTCCACCGACTTGATCAGCTCGCCGTCCTTGAAAGTGAGGCGCTGGGTGGCCTTCAGACCCAGGGAGGGACCGCCGGTCTGCTTGACGGTGGAGAGTTCGGGCAGGTGGGCGGCATCGGGGATGGCGTATTCCTCGACGGGCCGCAGCAGCAGGGCGCCGCCCTCCGGGGTGTCGACCTTCTCGACGAACTTCATCGCCTCGGCCTTGAGGCCAGGGGCGATTTCTTCGCCGGGGTTGACCATCCTGCCGTCCTCGCCGTAGCGGCCGAGCACCTTGGCGTCGGTGACCAGGTGCAGCTCACCGGAGCGCACGATGATTTCCCGCAGGATGTCGTTCTTCTGGGTGACGGTGACGATGCCGGCGGTCTGGCTGAAGATGTCCTTGACGACTTCGGTGCCGGCCTCGATCCATTGGCCGTCCTCGATCATCAGCAAGGAAATGTCCTTGTTGATCTCGTGGGTTTCCTGGGGGATCCACAGCAGGGTGCCGCCCTTGCTCACCTCGAAGCCGTGCTTGGCGGAGCGGGCCTTCTTGATGGAGAGGCCGGGGGCGAACTTGACCATGCCGCCGGTCTGGGTGCGGAAGCGGTCGTCGGTGAGTTCGGCAATCACCTCTCCGGCGCCGATCTTGGTGCCGGGCTGGGTCTTGACCAGGTAACGGCTGTTGTCCTTGCCCTCCAGGTGCCAGCTTTCGCCGGTGTGGCTGGATTCACCCACCAGCTTGCAGTCCTTGAGAGTGAGGCTGGCGGTGACGATCTGCACTTCGCGGGAGTCACCGGTGGACTCGCGCAGCCGCACGGCGCCGCCGTACTCGCTCTGCAGACGGCTCTCGGCCAGCACGTTGCCGGTGGTCACCGGCTTGTCGGTCTCCACCACCGGCAGGGCGTTGGGCGGCAGGTTGTAGACGTCGCCGCTGAACACCCACAGCCGTCCGAGACGCTGGGCTTTGTGGGTGATGTTGCCCTGGCGGTCGGTGACTTCCCGGGGCTGGATCACATCCTCAAAACGAACCTGGCCGGCCAGGTCGCAGATGACATCCTTGGTGGCCTTCTCCACGCTCTTCTTCACCGCCGAGCCCGAAGAGATCTGGGCCAGGATGATGTCGTTGGCGACGGGATCGCCATCGGCCACGAAGAGAATCGAGCCGTTGGTGATGTCGATCTTCTGCACCTTGCCCTTGCCCGAAGGCTTGAGGGTGAGGGTGAAATCGGTTTCGGCCAGCTTGGCCTCCACGCCGTGGGGGGTGCGGTGGTCACGCACCCTGGCCTTGGGGCCGAATTCGACGATCCCGTCCACCAGGGAGCGCACCACGCCGGTTTCGGCCGTGGACACACCACCGGTGTGGAAGGTCCGCATGGTGAGCTGGGTGCCGGGCTCCCCGATCGACTGGGCCGCGATGATGCCCACCGCTTCGCCCAGGTCGACGAGTTCGTTGTGGGCCAGGGCCCAGCCGTAGCACTTGCGGCAGACCGAGCGGGAAGCCTCGCAGGTGAGCGGTGAGCGCACCATCACGGTGGCGATCGCCGCTTTCTCGATGGCGACGGAAAGGGCCGGGTCGATCTCACCATTGCGATCGACGATGACGACGCCGTCGCTGTCGACGACGGGCTGGGCCGCCAGACGACCCACCAGCTTGGTGCCGAAGCGGCCCCGCTCGTCGGCGTTGATGGGGATGAAGCGATGGGTGCCGCAGTCCTCCTCCCGCACGATCACGTCCTGGGCCACGTCCACCAGACGGCGGGTGAGGTAGCCGGAGTCGGCGGTGCGCAGGGCCGTGTCCACCAGGCCCTTGCGGGCGCCGTAGGAGGAGATCACGTACTCGGTGACCGTGAGGCCCTCACGGAAGTTGGTGCGGATCGGCAGGTCGATGATCTCCCCTTGCGGGTTGGCCATCAGGCCGCGCATGCCCACCAGCTGGCGCACCTGGGACATGTTCCCCCGGGCGCCGGAGTTGGCCATCATCCACACCGAGTTGAGTGGATCGTTGTCGTTGAAGTTGCGGCGCACGGCCGCCACCAGCCGTTCGTTGGTCTCGGTCCAGGTGTCGATCACCTTGGTGTGGCGCTCCACCTCGGTGATTTCACCCAGCCGGTATCGCTCCTCGGTGGCCGTGATCTGCTCTTCGGCCTCCTCCAGCAGAACCGCCTTGTCGCCGGGGATGCGCAGGTCGTCGACCGAGATC encodes:
- a CDS encoding DNA-directed RNA polymerase subunit beta', producing MTATPAKKISKKSAKAAAELAAATAAAELAASALSKQAPPFRNRIIDKKALRNLVSWAYKHHGTAATAAMADELKDLGFHYATQAAVSISVDDLRIPGDKAVLLEEAEEQITATEERYRLGEITEVERHTKVIDTWTETNERLVAAVRRNFNDNDPLNSVWMMANSGARGNMSQVRQLVGMRGLMANPQGEIIDLPIRTNFREGLTVTEYVISSYGARKGLVDTALRTADSGYLTRRLVDVAQDVIVREEDCGTHRFIPINADERGRFGTKLVGRLAAQPVVDSDGVVIVDRNGEIDPALSVAIEKAAIATVMVRSPLTCEASRSVCRKCYGWALAHNELVDLGEAVGIIAAQSIGEPGTQLTMRTFHTGGVSTAETGVVRSLVDGIVEFGPKARVRDHRTPHGVEAKLAETDFTLTLKPSGKGKVQKIDITNGSILFVADGDPVANDIILAQISSGSAVKKSVEKATKDVICDLAGQVRFEDVIQPREVTDRQGNITHKAQRLGRLWVFSGDVYNLPPNALPVVETDKPVTTGNVLAESRLQSEYGGAVRLRESTGDSREVQIVTASLTLKDCKLVGESSHTGESWHLEGKDNSRYLVKTQPGTKIGAGEVIAELTDDRFRTQTGGMVKFAPGLSIKKARSAKHGFEVSKGGTLLWIPQETHEINKDISLLMIEDGQWIEAGTEVVKDIFSQTAGIVTVTQKNDILREIIVRSGELHLVTDAKVLGRYGEDGRMVNPGEEIAPGLKAEAMKFVEKVDTPEGGALLLRPVEEYAIPDAAHLPELSTVKQTGGPSLGLKATQRLTFKDGELIKSVEGVELLRTQLILETFDTTPQMTVDVEVVADKRAKTIERLQLVILETLLVRRDTLSDASHGSTHTELQVEDGIAVKRGDVVATTQILCKENGVVQLPEPVVGEPIRRLIVERADDTRSLDLGGAAPKVAVGDRIVDGDVLADGVLSPCCGQVEAIDGKTLTIRLGRPYMVSPDSVLHVRDGELVQRGDALALLVFERQKTGDIVQGLPRIEELLEARRPRESAVLCRKSGTVQIKQGEDDDSITVSVIETDDVITEYPILLGRNVMVNDGQQVSAGEMLTDGPINPHELLECFFEDLRSRKPTMEAAQEAISKLQFRMVTEVQNVYKSQGVSISDKHIEVIVRQMTSKVRIEDAGDTTLLPGELIELRQVEQVNSAMGITGGAPAEFTPVLLGITKASLNTDSFISAASFQETTRVLTEAAIEGKSDWLRGLKENVIIGRLIPAGTGFGGFEEELRAEAGPHPDILEEEAAGYRRNQNLRPDYTVEMPAPAVTAAVLDDPSEEDLEATRSRHGIEAAASGFAAFARPTAEEGLEEELIADPAALEGLQEEGLLSDD